The sequence ACGGCCGTTTTTAGGCAATCCGGGTAAGGCCTCTTTCAGTTCAGTTTCAATAAAATCGAAAACTTCCTGAGCTGACGATTGTCCAACCACATCGTTTACATTGGTTACAATTGGAATTTCCCTGAAATAGTCGATGAGGAAAAGATAGAACCATGCACGAAGCGTACGCAATTCACCAATATGTTGTGCTTTATCCGCGTCAGTTAAACCAAACGAGGGATAATCAAGCGCAGTAAAATCAGCAATAAACTGGTTACATTGGGCAATTCCCTGGTATGGGCCTACCCAGGCACCGTAAACCACACCTTCGTTATCAGTCCACTCGTGGCCATGCAAACGCACCCACTGACCACCGTCGTAACCGTGTTTACCTTTTTGAGGCCAGGCAAAGTTATCAGCAGTTAACTCTTGTAACAACCAACGGTCGCCGTCCCATCCGCACCAGTGACCATGTTCGTAAGGACGTACCAGTGCAGCAATTATCGAATTCTTATCCTGATAGTAAATATCAGTCGTTAAGGTGTCAAAAACTTCTTCATCCAAATTTGTGCATGAAGGCGCTGCCAGAACTAAGACCAGCAACAAGTATATTATTTTTTTCATTTTCATAGTTTTTCCTTTTTATAAAAGCTTATGAATTAAAACGATACCTGAACGCCAAGTGTGTAGTTTCTTGTTACAGGATATACGTCGAGACTAAGAATACCCGGTTCCAGTCCTGAACTGCCCACTGATGTTGGATCCAGTCCTGAGAATCCGGTTAGCGTGAATACGTTTTTCACAGTTCCGTACACCCTGAAACTGCGGATGTATTTGTTAAAGATTTTAGGCGACCAACCAATAGTCAGGTTGTCCAGTTTCAGGTAATCACCATTTTCAAGGAAATAGTCACAAACTACCTTACCAGATGTAATTTCTGCATTTCTGCCATAAGCATCTTTCAACAGGTTTACTCCGGGCTCAGCAACCAAACCATAATACATTTGATAAGTATTCAGGATTTGATAATCGAAGCGTCCTGTAAAGTGCAACATCATATCAAAATTCTTGTAAGTAAACGAGTTACTCCAACCTAACTGTATACGAGGTGCTCCGTGTCCGATGTAAGTTTTATCGGTTTCTTTACCTTCTTCAGAAGCAATTACTTTTTCTGTCCCAACTTCTCCGTCTCTCCAGATCATAATTTTTCCGTCTTCGTTAACACCGGCATATTTATAGCCGTAGAAACTACCTATTTCAGTGTCATCCTCGAGACGTTGTGCAGGCCCTGGGTTACCAGGAGAAGGCAAATGATAACGATCCATATAACCTTTGTTAAATGTTCCGTTAGAGAATTTATCGAGCTGCGACTTAATATAAGAAGCTGTAACGTTTGTTCTATAGCTGAAATCCGCATTACTAACCGCATTCCATGTTAATACGGCTTCAATACCTTTTGAGCTTGTAGAAGCAACATTGGTAAAGATCTGGTCGTGCAGGAACGGTGGTACCGGTGCATCGTAGTTTGAAATTACATCTTTACCTTTACGAATAAAGCCGTCTAAACTTCCTGACAATGTATTGTCGAATAATGTAAAGTCAACTCCAAGGTTATACGACAATTGTTTTTCCCATCTTAAATCAGGATTAGGGTTATTGGCGGGGCCGTAAACCTGAATCCATTCACCTTCGTCGTTTTGCCATTTTCCGTAGCCAGTGTAACGAGCCAGTGAAGCATAGCGACCAAATCCTGAACGACCGGTTTCACCATACGATAAACGAACCTTCAGGTCATCAACAAAGTTGGCATCTTCTAACCACGACATTTTTGATAAACGCCATGCCGCAGAAGCCGATGGGAACATACCCCATTTATTTTCTGCACCAAACTTAGTGTTACCTTCGTAACGTACCGATCCCATAAACAACAGAACATCGTCGTAATTGTAGTTGGCACGACCAAAGAAAGCAATTGTTTTTTCTCGTGATTTCCACGAGTCCATACCTAAACGACCTTCTTCGAGGTTCCACTGACCTGCATCAAGGTTATTGTACAAAAATGCATCCGATGGGAAATCCATATTTTCTGCCCAGAATCCGGTGTTATTGAATTCCTGGTACGAATATCCACCCATTAATTTAATGTTGTGCTTGTCGATTGTGGTGTAATAGTTAGCAATCCATTCCAGGGTATTGTCTTCCCACTTTTCGTTCTGCTGACGCGCACGTCCTGTACGGTTGTTGTCGATCGACTCTTTTGATGTTGAGAAGTAATATTCCTGTCCTAATTTATCGTGTTTTTGGCGAGCCAGTTTTAACTCGGTAGTTAAATTAGGTAACAGATTAAGCTTCACGTTTAAGTCAATTATCGAATACTCCTGATCAGCTCTGTTAATTCGTTCATTCAATTCCTGTACCGGATTGTATGTGGCATAACCATACATTCTGTAATACCCTCCTGGTTCATTCTCGTCGTAAACCGGAATTGTAGGATTCAATTTTACTGCTTGCTGAAATACACCATAGTTGGTATAATCTTCGTCAGCATCTTTGTACGATAGATTACCTGAAAGCTCAAGAAAGCCGTCAAGAGCAATCTGTTTGAAACTGGCACGTAAACCTGTTTCTTGTCGTTGCGATGCAATATCGATAGCCGACTTGTCGCGGTAATTTACCGAAACACGGAAAATGGTATTATCGGTACCACCGGCTGCCGAAATAAAATGGTTCTGACCAAAGTTGTCTTTGTTGATCAGCTCATCGTACCAGTCGGTACGTGCTCCACGGTCAACATCAATTTCATGCGATAAAAATTCTTCTGGAGATAGGATGTCCGGTTTTTTAGCAACCACATCATGATCGATATAACTGTCGTAAGTAACAATTACATCACCCGATTTTCCTTGTTTTGTTTTTACAAGGATTACACCGTTTGCTGCACGCGAACCATAAATTGCAGCTGCCGCACCATCTTTAAGTACGGTCATCGACTCGATGTCTTGCTGAGCAATGTTTCTCAGGTCTCCACCAGGCATACCATCAATAATGATAAGCGGGCCGTTTCCTGCATCAATAGAAGAAGCACCACGCACCTGGATATCGGCGCTACGGTTTGGATCGGCTGAAGCAACATTCGAAATAGAAACACCTGCTACTTTTCCGTCAAGCATTTGTACAGGGCTGTTAAAAGAACCTTGTAACAGGTCTTTACTTGAAATACTTGTTACAGCACTGGTCAATTCTTTTTTCTGCAACGAACCATAACCAACAGCAATAACTTCTTCGATACCGATTGCGTCGGCTACCATTTCCACATTTATCTGCTTTTGCGTACCTACCACAATCTCTTGCGAAAGCATTCCCACAAAAGAAAATACAATAGTATTCTCAGCTTTTACTTCACTAAGGAAATATTCTCCATCCTGGTTAGTTACTGTACCATTGGTTGTGCCTTTAACAAAGACTGTTGCCCCTGGTAACGGCATTCCGTTCTCATCGCTTACTTTACCCGAAACAGCATTTTGCTGATCGGCAACAGATTTGTCTCCATTCATTTCATCAGGAAACAACATAATGTGCCTGTCGTGAAGGACATAAGTAACAGATGTACCGTCAAACAGAACATCAAGTGTTTCTTCAATGTTCTTCTGACTCAGTGCTACAGAGACTTTTCGATTTACATCGATTAGTTCGGGACTGTAGGCGAAACGAAATTCCGACTGATTTTCAATCTCATCGAGAACGTCCACCACTTTTTTGTTACGCATTTCAAGCGTAAGTTTTGTTGATTGGCTGTAAACACTTGCACTAACATGCATTAAACCAATCATGAAAAACAGAATAGTTAGTTTCATAAGCATTAAGCTCTTTCTCCAAAAGGAAGGCATTCCTCTTCCATGGATTAGGATTTTTTTCATAATTTTACATTGATTTAAATTATAAAATCTATTTACCATTTGTCGATGGTAAGTGATAGCCGGAAGTGTTACCGCACTTCCGGTTTTTTGTTATTTACCTCGACAATTCTCTAATTTTATTTTGGTTAAGTTTGAATACAATTACATTTTTTTGTTGATGCGTTTCGATTGGTGCAATTTTTTCCATAATGTGAATTATTTCATCAAGCGATTCGTTTTTAATCGTAAACGTAAAATGGAAATCCGTTAGCTCTTCCGCGTATTCAAATTGCTGGTTATAACGTTTTTCAAGTCGTTTAACAACCTCTGCAAGCGGCTGGTTATAAATATTCAGGATACCGTTTTTCCACGATGTATATTTCACCGTATTTACTTTACTGATGTTTAGTTTATTAGTTGTTTTAACAAATGACGCTCTTTCTCCGGGACTCAGGAAATACTGAAATGACGTTACATCAGGACTCAGAAGTTGAACTTTTCCTGACTCCAATACAACGTCAATGCTTTCCGATCCGGGATAAGCAGACACATTAAACTGTGTGCCATGCACCTTCACATGTATCTTTCCGCTGTTAACCACAAAGGAAAGGTCTTCATCTTTCTGCACATCGAAATAAGCTTCACCTTCGAGCCGAACTTCGCGATTACTGGCTGCAAAACGGTTGTTATAAGCCAAGGTTGATCCGGAGTTTAACCAAACCAAAGAACCATCCGGTAGTTTAACTTTCGATATCTGCCCGTTTTCGGCTTCTACCTGGGTGTACCAATCGTTTTTCTGTTTATGAAAATCTGTAACAAAATAAGCACCTCCTGCTAAACTGATTACAAAAAAGAAGATGGCTGCAATCCGAACCAACTGGTTCACCTTATCTGAATACTGCCATCTTTTGAAACTTTTTTGTAACATTTGATCTTGAATATTAAGCCAGCTTTTTTCACTTCCCTCTGGAAGCTGTCTGTTTTGCTGACTCTTATTCCAAACTAACCTAGAACTATTAAAAACGATGCGATTTTCTTTATTTCGAAGCCATTTCAACAACTGCATCTGCTCTGCAGCCGATGCTCTTCCCTCCAAATATTTAACTATTATCTCTTTCATGTTGTATTCTGGTAGGAGTACACAAAAAGTGAAAAATCCCTACCTCCTTTTTTAAAATTTATTTGCAACGGATATTAATCAACCAGCCGAACGGCTGATTTTAAATTATTTACAGAAATAAAAAATCACCAAATCAATCCAACAACATGATGATAAGGACTAGCAGTGTTGGATATTGTTTGATCAATTTCTCCCTGATCTGTTCTTTGGCCTTAGCAATATGCTTCTCAACCATTTTCAGGCTAATACCAATTTCGTCAGCCACCTCTTTTTGTTTTCGCCCGTCAATCTTACAAAGTTTAAATACCTGTTTCATTTTATCAGGTAACTCTTCAACTGCCTCCTGAAATGATTCAACAAGTTGCTCTTCCAGGCTCTTTTCTTCTTTACCCAGAAAATCAATCTGGTACAAATACTGAAGCTCACTCACTTCTTCCATATCGATGGAGAAAGTAGTGTTTTCCAGTTTCTCCTTTCGCAGAAAATTAAGGCAATTATTACGCAGAATTACAAAAAGGTAACTTTCAACCGATTGATCAGTTTTTATGGATTCGCGCCTTTCCCACAGCGCGATAAAGGTTTCCTGTATTAAATCTTCAACTCTATTGTCATCAGAAATAAACAGCTTGCAATATCCTTTTAGGCGAGGATAAAGCAACCGGAATAGGTCTTTAAAGGCAGACGGATTCCCTTTTTTTAGGTTTATGTTGGTTTGAATATCGAACATCGATTTTCGTTAAAGGCCACAAATAAAAGAAATTTATGTGATACTTAAAATCGATATTGTCAGTTTTTACAGAATAAAAAAGGCCCTGCAGATTTGCAGAGCCTTAATATCTAATCGTTTAATTTTTAGAGACACTTCTTTTTGGAACCATTTCCATTTCCGTTTCCGGTAACTTCCCATGTATTTCCTGAATTTAACAGTTCATCAACGTTTGTTACTTTACGTGTGCTCTGTACCTCTTTAATCTGTGCTTCCATTTCAACATCGTAAACAGGAGCAGGTACTGCACGAATTACACCAAATGCGACAGGGAAATCAGGTAGGGCCATGTTAATCAATGCCAAATGCAATGTTGGATCTACTTCCATCGCATCATGAACGAGAATGTCTGCTTCGGTTACTCCGTTTTCACCGATCTTAACAACCTTCAGTTTACCATTTTCAAATACTAAACCTTTTTCATTTTCGGCACCAAATAACATTGGTTTTCCGTGTTCAAGCAATAGTTGGCGATCGGCACGGTGATTCGGATCATTAATCGCACTGTGTATTCCGTTGTTAAAGATCACACAGTTTTGCAGAACCTCAACTACCGATGTTCCTTTATGGTTTGCTGCTTCTTTAAAAACCGATTGGCTCAATTTCAAATTACCATCTATTGATCGGGCATAAAATGAACCACGTGCTCCTACAACAAGCTGTCCCGGAACAAATGGATCTTCAACAGTACCAAAAGGCGATGTTTTACTCACAAAACCCCGGTCAGAAGTTGGTGAATATTGTCCTTTTGTTAAACCATAAATACGGTTATTAAAAAGCACTACATTAATGTCAATGTTTCTTCTTATCAAATGAATAAAATGGTTACCTCCAATTGCCATTGAATCACCATCGCCGGTCATAACCCAAA comes from uncultured Draconibacterium sp. and encodes:
- a CDS encoding SusC/RagA family TonB-linked outer membrane protein, whose protein sequence is MKKILIHGRGMPSFWRKSLMLMKLTILFFMIGLMHVSASVYSQSTKLTLEMRNKKVVDVLDEIENQSEFRFAYSPELIDVNRKVSVALSQKNIEETLDVLFDGTSVTYVLHDRHIMLFPDEMNGDKSVADQQNAVSGKVSDENGMPLPGATVFVKGTTNGTVTNQDGEYFLSEVKAENTIVFSFVGMLSQEIVVGTQKQINVEMVADAIGIEEVIAVGYGSLQKKELTSAVTSISSKDLLQGSFNSPVQMLDGKVAGVSISNVASADPNRSADIQVRGASSIDAGNGPLIIIDGMPGGDLRNIAQQDIESMTVLKDGAAAAIYGSRAANGVILVKTKQGKSGDVIVTYDSYIDHDVVAKKPDILSPEEFLSHEIDVDRGARTDWYDELINKDNFGQNHFISAAGGTDNTIFRVSVNYRDKSAIDIASQRQETGLRASFKQIALDGFLELSGNLSYKDADEDYTNYGVFQQAVKLNPTIPVYDENEPGGYYRMYGYATYNPVQELNERINRADQEYSIIDLNVKLNLLPNLTTELKLARQKHDKLGQEYYFSTSKESIDNNRTGRARQQNEKWEDNTLEWIANYYTTIDKHNIKLMGGYSYQEFNNTGFWAENMDFPSDAFLYNNLDAGQWNLEEGRLGMDSWKSREKTIAFFGRANYNYDDVLLFMGSVRYEGNTKFGAENKWGMFPSASAAWRLSKMSWLEDANFVDDLKVRLSYGETGRSGFGRYASLARYTGYGKWQNDEGEWIQVYGPANNPNPDLRWEKQLSYNLGVDFTLFDNTLSGSLDGFIRKGKDVISNYDAPVPPFLHDQIFTNVASTSSKGIEAVLTWNAVSNADFSYRTNVTASYIKSQLDKFSNGTFNKGYMDRYHLPSPGNPGPAQRLEDDTEIGSFYGYKYAGVNEDGKIMIWRDGEVGTEKVIASEEGKETDKTYIGHGAPRIQLGWSNSFTYKNFDMMLHFTGRFDYQILNTYQMYYGLVAEPGVNLLKDAYGRNAEITSGKVVCDYFLENGDYLKLDNLTIGWSPKIFNKYIRSFRVYGTVKNVFTLTGFSGLDPTSVGSSGLEPGILSLDVYPVTRNYTLGVQVSF
- a CDS encoding FecR domain-containing protein, which codes for MLQKSFKRWQYSDKVNQLVRIAAIFFFVISLAGGAYFVTDFHKQKNDWYTQVEAENGQISKVKLPDGSLVWLNSGSTLAYNNRFAASNREVRLEGEAYFDVQKDEDLSFVVNSGKIHVKVHGTQFNVSAYPGSESIDVVLESGKVQLLSPDVTSFQYFLSPGERASFVKTTNKLNISKVNTVKYTSWKNGILNIYNQPLAEVVKRLEKRYNQQFEYAEELTDFHFTFTIKNESLDEIIHIMEKIAPIETHQQKNVIVFKLNQNKIRELSR
- a CDS encoding RNA polymerase sigma factor; this encodes MFDIQTNINLKKGNPSAFKDLFRLLYPRLKGYCKLFISDDNRVEDLIQETFIALWERRESIKTDQSVESYLFVILRNNCLNFLRKEKLENTTFSIDMEEVSELQYLYQIDFLGKEEKSLEEQLVESFQEAVEELPDKMKQVFKLCKIDGRKQKEVADEIGISLKMVEKHIAKAKEQIREKLIKQYPTLLVLIIMLLD
- a CDS encoding 2-oxoacid:ferredoxin oxidoreductase subunit beta; this encodes MTDVKYTIKDFKSENEVRWCAGCGDFAIMNAVQRTMADMGIPKEKFAVISGIGCSSRFPYYMNTFGFHTIHGRATAIASGVKAANPELSVWVMTGDGDSMAIGGNHFIHLIRRNIDINVVLFNNRIYGLTKGQYSPTSDRGFVSKTSPFGTVEDPFVPGQLVVGARGSFYARSIDGNLKLSQSVFKEAANHKGTSVVEVLQNCVIFNNGIHSAINDPNHRADRQLLLEHGKPMLFGAENEKGLVFENGKLKVVKIGENGVTEADILVHDAMEVDPTLHLALINMALPDFPVAFGVIRAVPAPVYDVEMEAQIKEVQSTRKVTNVDELLNSGNTWEVTGNGNGNGSKKKCL